CCAGAAGCGGCGACCATGCCGGGTCCGAAGCAAAGGTCGGCGTCTTGATGAGCTGTTCGTTATAGCCCGTCAGGTCGATCGAATAGAGCTGCGGACCGCCGGCACCGGCGTTCTGACGGAAGAACATCAGCACGCGGCCGTTCGGCGCCCAGGTCGGGCCTTCATTGTGGAAGCCGCTGGTCAGAATGCGCTCGCCCGAACCGTCGGTCTTCATCACGCCGATGGAGAACTTGCCGCCCGACTGTTTGGTGAAGGCGATCAGATCGCCGCGCGGCGACCATACCGGCGTGGAATAGGAACCATCGCCGAAGGAGAGGCGCTGCTGGCCGGAACCATCCGCATTCATCACATAAATCTGCTGACGGCCGCCACGGTCGCTTTCAAAGGCGACGCGCTGTCCATCCGGAGAAAATGATGGCGCCGTATCAATCGCGGACGTGTTCGTCAGCCGCGTCGTGGTGCGCGAGCGCAGGTCCATGGTGTAGATATTGGCGTTGCCATCCTGCTGCAGACTCATGATGACCTTCTGTCCATCAGGCGAGAAGCGCGGCGAGAACGTCATGCCGGGGAAGTTGCCAACGACTTCGCGCTGTCCGGTTTCCAGCTGCAGCAGGTAAACGCGCGGCTGCTGGCCCTCGAAGGACATGTAGGTCACTTCCTGACGGTTCGGCGAGAAACGCGGCGTCAGAACGATGTCATTGGAATTGGTGAGGTTACGGACGTTGAAACCGTCCTGATCCATGATCGACAGCTGGCGCTTGCGGGCCGTCTTCGGGCCGCTTTCGGAGACGAAGACAACGCGGGTGTCGAAGTAACCCTTCTCACCCGTGATCCGCTCATAGATGGCATCCGCGATGATGTGGGCGACACGGCGCCAGTTTTCCGGCTGGGTGAAGAATTGCTGGCCGGTCATTTGCTGGCCCGCAAAAGTATCCCACAGCCGGAATTCGGCACGCAGGCGGCCATCGCTTTCGCGTGTCACGCGGCCGGTCACAAGCGCCTGGGCGTTGATAACCTTCCAGTCTTCAAAACGCGGCTGCTGATCCGGACTGGTAATCTTTTCGATGAAGGCGCTCTTGTTGACCGGCGCGAAAAGACCGGAGCGCTGCAGATCGGCTGCGATGACGGCCGAAACCTGGGCACCGATGCCGTCTCCCGACATGAAGTCGGTGATGGCGATGGGCAAGGGCTCGACGTTACCCTTGTTGATGTTGATTTCCACCCGCGCAAAAGCCGGTGCGGAGAAAACCGACATGAGGGCCGCGACAGCGAGCACCAGCCGGATCGGCGAGAATATTTTCATGTTGCCAGGCCTTTCAGCATTCATAGCAATTCACTGGGATCGAAGTTCACAACGACTTCGTTCCATGCGTCATATTTGTCGGCAGGAAGGTTCGTGAACGGAGCAGAACGCATAATGGCGCGATAGGCTCCGCCGGAAAGAGCACGGCGCGTTCCTTCGGAACCGCCCGTTGCTTCGATCTCGGGCCGACCGATGATGGTTCCATCACGGTCGAGCTTCATGGTGACCCGAACGCGAACGTCCGAGGCATCCGCCATGCCGGGAATGATCTGCCAGTTCTTCTGGATCGCGCCACGCAGCGCATCCATTTCCGTCTGGCTGAGCGTCGAACCGCCCGTTGTCTTCTTGCCGCCAAGCGAAGCGGTTTGCGTCGACCGCTTCGCGCCGCCACCGGAGGGCGCCTGCTTGTTCAACAGGGCTGCAACATCGTCGGCGTTGAAATCGCTTTCCTTGGACGAGGCGGATTTCGCCGTCTCCTGCTTCTTCTCGCCCGGCTTCTTGTCGGAAGGCTTGTCGGTGGACTTTGCCTGGTCGGGCTTGGTCTCGGCCGGTTTTTCAGCGGGCTTCTGCTCTGCAGGCTTGGTTTCAGCCTGCTTCGGCTCTTCCGGCTTCGGCGGCTCGGGGCGGGAATTCGGGCGTGGAACGTTCTGCGGCACGGGAATCTCGGCCGGCTCCTGCGTGGCCGGCGGCGGTTCTTCCGCCTTGGTTTCCTGCGGGGGCGGCTCCGTCTTCGGCTGGGGCGCAATTTCAGGTTTGGTTTGCGGCAAGGCGGCCATTTCCTGCGGCTTGGGAGCCGAGGTCTCTTCCTTGACGATTTCCTTTACCTCGTTCGCCTTGGTATCGACGACCGGCTGCGGCTTTTCCTGCTTTGGCGGGGCAGCGGCGCTGATATTGTCGTTAGGCTTGGTGGTCGGCGTCGGCGGCGCGTCAAGATCGGCCGTGTTGTTGCCGACATTCTGGGCGTTCTCGATGATGTCAGGACGTGTGGTCGGAACAGGAGCGGACTTTTCCGCCTTCGGTGCCTTCTTGTCGCCCTGCTGGATCTGGGTCAGTTCCTCAATGGGCACCAGTTCCACCGGCAAGGCCTCGGCCTGCGACACGTCGAGCGGTTCCGGCGAGCCCAGGGAAACGAGGGCGAAAGCCAGAAGCGACGCATGCACGATCGCGGATGTGGTGATGCTGCCCTTCATCGTTTTACGTCAATTGTCCTGTTTCTGCTGGGTCACAAGGCCGATATTCTTGAAGCCCGCCGCCTGGATACGCGCCATCACATCGGCGACGACGCCGTATGCGGCAACGGAATCCGCGCGCACGAAGATACGTTCGTTATAACCAGTCGTGGCGATTGCCTGCAGCTTGTCGGCCACTTCGGCCGCCTGGATTTCGGTCTCCTGCAAATGGATCTGGCCATTGGCATTGACCGAAATGGTGATCGGCTGCGTGTCCGAATTCAGCGCATTGGCGGATGTCTGCGGCAGATCGATCGGTACGCCGACCGTCATCATCGGCGCTGCCACCATGAAGATGATGAGCAGCACGAGCATGACGTCGACCAGCGGCGTCACGTTGATCTCGCTTATCGCGCCGCCTTTGCGCCGTCCGCCGCGCCCACCCCGGCGTCCACCGGAACCGCCGCCGCTGCCACCTGCTGACATACCCATATCATCTACTCCATTTTGCCTTGCGGCAAATTACTGCACAGCATGCATTGGGGCCGCTTATTGGGCGGCCTGCCGTGTCTGAAGTTTTTCATCGATCTGGCGCGACAGGATCGCGGAGAACTCGTCGGCGAAGCCTTCCATACGGGCGGAAAGCTTGTGCGCGTCGGCCGTGAACTTGTTATAGGCGATAACTGCCGGAATAGCCGCGACAAGGCCGATAGCCGTTGCCAGAAGCGCTTCGGCGATACCCGGCGCCACGACCGCAAGGTTGGTCGACTTCGAACCGGCAATCGCCTGGAACGAGGTCATGATACCGACAACCGTACCGAAGAGGCCGATAAAGGGACCAGCCGAGCCGATGGTGGCGAGCGAACCGAGGCGAGCCTCATATTGTTCGCCTTCACGCGCGATCGTTACATCCATCGCCCGGTCGATACGCATCTGCAGACCGATGGGCGAACGCGCGCCGCGTTCGAATGATTTTTTCCATTCCCGCATGGCGGAAACGAAAATTGCCGCAAGACCGCCATTCTGGCGTTCCGCCAGCGTGCGATAAAGCTCCTCTAGCGACTGGCCAGACCAGAAGACCTGTTCGAACTGGTCGAACTGGCGCTTTGCCTTGCCGAAGCTCACATATTTGTCAAAGACGATCGCCCACGTCCAGACCGAGGCGGCGATAAGTCCGATCATCACGAGCTTCACGATGAGGCCCGCCTGCATAAACAGTGCCCAGAGACTTACATCGTGCGTCGCCGCTGCCAAACCTGCCTGTTCCATAAATATCCAATCCCCGAATCCAAACGCCCGGTACGGGACCGGGCGATTCAAACGCGTGTTAACGCTCGAAGTCATGCGGCGACAGCCGCCAACCCCTTTGCCATACCCCGATACTTGCCAGTAAGCCTTACTTGCCAATAAATTTGGTGAAAGGAAGGCGTGCGCCGCACAAATGCCAGTTGCTAAAGTAAGACACCATTATGGTTAAAGGAGTGTTACAACCGCGCCACGCCTGGTGGATTTACTGGACCGGGCCGCCAATTACTTCAGGAATTTTTCCGCCACCGTCTCCGGAAGACGCCTTGGGCGACCATTGGCATTGATGACGGCAATGATGACCCTCGCGGCAACCAGCAGGGTTTCACCACGCCGGATTTCCTGATTGAGCACCATTTTCGCGCCGCCGGCCTTTTCTGTCACAGTGGTGATTGTCAGCACATCATCCATCCGCGCCGGGGTCTTGAAATCGATCTCCATGCGGTGGACGACGAAAACAAGGCCTTCCTCGTCAGCCGTCAGAAGCGCGCTCTGCTCGCAACCGAGACAACGCAGGTAATCGGTGCGTCCACGCTCGAGAAAATGCAGATAGCGCGCGTGATACACGAGGCCGGAAAAATCCGTGTCCTCATAATAGACGCGTTGTGTCAGGCGGTGCCCGTGTTCGATGAGTTCGCCTGAAAGCGAAACCAAAAGCTCGCTCATACTGTCTCCCTGGAAAGTTCGGCCGCATCGAAGCAACCTTCGCGGACGATAAGATGCTCGTGGCGCTGGGGCAGGTTCTCGATGCGGTCTGCAATAAAACGAGGCCTGAGATCGTGATCCAGCAGGGTGGAAGATTGCGCAGGCAGCCAGCGGAACTCTACCTCGACGCCATCCAGCACCCGGTGCACGATATCGGTACCATGGAAAGGAAAGGCCTGGCGAAGCGAAACCAGATAATAAAACGCCAGCTCATGCGCGGCATAATCGTCATAGGCGAAAAAATTCTCGGCCGACCAGAGGAGGCGCTCAACGGTACAATCCCGATCAAGCTCCTCGCCGATCTCGCGGATGATGGTTTCCTGCGAGCTTTCGCCTATTTCCGCCCGCCCGCCCGGCAAGGCCCAATAACTGTCCTTGGTGCCGCGCTGGACGAGAATATGGTCGTTCTGAAAAATAAGCGCCGCGACGCGCATGCTGAAAAGCTGCGGTTTCCGGTCCAGCCGGATCATGTGGCGTTCGGGGGCAGAAGTCATTTATCGTCCAGATCGCCGTCATGCCAGACGAGATGTCTCGTCGTCTTCGGCAGGTGTTCTATTTCGTCGGCGATGAAATAGGGCGGAATATCAAGCTCCGTCAATGCCTGCCGGGTCGCCGCGACCCAGCGGAATTCCAGCTCGTTATCGCCGTCCTGAACACGGTGGATGATTGCGGTGGGATGAAAAGCCAGCGTCTCCGGCAAGTCCATCAGGTAATAGAAACCGAGTTCGTGCCAGTCCTTGCCCTCGTAGTGGAAAAAATTCTCAACCGCCCATAAAAGCCGCCCGACCTTGGCCTCGACGCCAAGCTCCTCCACCATTTCGCGCGCCAGCGTTTCCTCCGAGCGCTCGCCCATTTCGGCGCGGCCACCCGGAAAGGTCCAGAATTTTTCATGCGATGCCCGGTGCACCAGCACGTGTCCATCACGAAACGCCAGCCCTGCGACACGCATCTGGAAAATGCGTTTCGGCTTGAACTTCATGCGGATGCGGGTGTCCTGCGTCTTGTTATCGTGCGTCATTGTCCGGACCTGCGGGCTGGAAACATCAAATCGGTTTCCGTCCACCCTAACGCATCCATCTCTTCTTTTCTTGCCTTTGCATCATCGCCCACAATGAATTCATCCAGTTGCGGCGGCTTGATCATGGTGCCGGACAACATGGCATGCGCCTGCCCCCGATGATGCGTCTGGTGCTGGAAGAGATGGGACAGGATATCGTCGCAGCGATCCTGCTGGATGCGCGTGCCGCGATGGATATTGACGGTTGCGGCAAGGCCGTCTTCATCGAGCCCGTCGACAAAGGCGATCAGTACCTCGTCCAGGTCCATCTGGGCGCTCCGCAGCGCCGGCATCGTGGCGAAGGGCTCCTCTGTGGCAAAGGCAGCCAGACCGAGCGTCCCGCCCTGGAGGGCATCGATATAGAATCGGTCGACGGTGTAGATGTGGTTCAGCGTGGCGCGGAGCGTTGGAAAGAAGCTGACACGACGGGCGATAAACTCCTCCTGCGAAAGCTGAAGACAGGCTTGGTGCAGCCGGAAATTGGCCAGCCGGTTGTTGCGCGCGAGTTTGCGGAAGATCCGCAGCGGATCGTAAGGCATATGGATTCCTCCATTGACGTCGAATATCGGCGTTTTCAATCGACGCGTTCAAGCTCCGATCTGCTTTTCAGAACCCTGGCGCCGTCTTCCTGTTCGATCAGATAGGCAGGCTCCTGCCTGCTCGCCCTCCGCTTTATTCTGGAGCCGGCGATGGTGCGTTCGACATTATCCGTGAAAGTCTCGACGATTTTACCTTCACCGGTACCACTGCCCCAGTTCCACCGGACCTTCGTGCCCTTGCGATACACCAACATGATCATCTCCGTACCAAAGACGATCAAATGCCGGCACGCCGGGCTTGTTCCCTCAATCCTCCTCCAGCGTCAGCCGGAACTGCGCTGCCTCAAGATCCTTGGGCGGCTGCATTCCCAGATGTTTCCAGGCCGTCCCGGTCAGAATACGCCCGCGCGGTGTGCGCTGGATGAAGCCCTGCTGGATCATATAGGGCTCGATAATATCCTCGATCGCATCGCGTGGCTCCGAAAGGCCGGCGGCGATGGTTTCGATGCCGACCGGGCCGCCGCCGAAATTGACGGCGATCATGGTGAGATACCGCATGTCCAACTGGTCGAGACCCATTTTGTCGACCAGCAGCCGCGTCAAAGCTTCGTCGGCGATCTCACGCGTGACCGCTTCCGCCCGCGCCACCTCGGCGAAATCGCGCACGCGGCGCAAGAGCCGGCCGGCGATGCGCGGCGTGCCACGGGCACGCCTTGCCACCTCGCGCGCGCCTTCATCGGTCATATTCAGCCCCATCAGCCGCGCGCCGCGCCGGACGATCAGCTCCAGCTCATCCACCGTGTAGAAGGCCAACCGGACGGGGATGCCGAAACGGTCGCGCAGCGGCGTCGTCAGCAAACCGAGACGCGTGGTCGCGGCAACGAGAGTGAATTTGGAAAGATCGATCTTGACCGAACGGGCCGCCGGCCCCTCGCCGATGATGAGGTCGAGCTGGAAATCCTCCATGGCGGGGTAGAGGATTTCTTCCACCGCCGGGTTGAGGCGGTGGATTTCATCGATGAAAAGAACATCGCGCTCCTCGAGATTAGTGAGAAGTGCGGCAAGATCGCCCGCCTTGGCGATGACAGGGCCGGATGTCGACTTGAAGTTGACGCCAAGCTCCTTGGCCATGATCTGTGCCAGCGTGGTCTTGCCGAGGCCGGGCGGTCCGACGAACAGCACGTGATCCAGCGCCTCGCCACGGTTCTTGGCGGCCTCGATGAACACCTTAAGATTGGCGCGGGCTTCCGCCTGGCCAGTAAAATCGTCCAGCGACTGTGGACGCATGGTGGTGTCGATATCCTCACCGCGCTTGTCCGCAGAAATCAGTCTGTCCGCATCGCTCATTCAGGGCATTCCATTGTTCTAAACCGAATTCATGAGATGGTCTTCGCCGCTATATCATGACTGTCGCATCAAGGCGCTTCACGAAATTCAATATCGCGCCCGAACAGCATGTGTACTGCGTTCAGCCTATCGCGAAAGCTCTTTCAGCCCGAGCCGGATCAGCCTGGCGCTGTCGCCGCCCTCCCCGCCATTCTTCAATGCGGCAGCTACCGCATTGGCCGCCTGATCGCGTGAATAGCCGAGATTGGTGAGTGCGGAAACGGCATCCGCCACCGGCGCGGATGCGACACCTTCGCCAAGCTCCTGCTTCAATCCTATCGAGGCGGAAGCCTCTCCCGCAAAGGCGGGCGCCTTGTTGCGAAGCTCGGTCACGAGGCGCACCGCCACTTTCGGCCCCACACCGGGCGCACGTGAAATCATCACCTTGTCCTGAAGCGCAATGGCATTGGCCAGTTCGGAGGGCGACAAGGTGGAAAGGACGGCCAAGGCCACTTTCGAACCCACACCCTGCACGCTCTGCAACAGGTTGAACCATTCCCGCTCCAGCGCCGAGAGAAAGCCGAAGAGTTTCAGCTGGTCCTCGCGCACATAGGTTTCGATGAACAGCACCACCGCCTCCCCGACGGAGCCGATTTTCGACAGCGTGCGGGCCGAACAATAGGCGACATAACAAACGCCATGCACATCCACCAGCACGTAATCCGCGCCGATTTCCTCGATGCTGCCTTTCAGTTTTCCGATCATGATGCCGCCCGCTGCAATGAGACTTTATATTAACCGGCCGCCAGTAGCCGCCGCATTCTGTCACCGCCGCGATTATGGGCGTGGCAGATGGCGATGGCGAGCGCGTCCGCTGCATCGTTACCCTTGAATTCGGCCTTCGGCATCAGGATTTTCAGCATCATGTGAATTTGCTGCTTTTCGCCGTGCCCGACACCGATGACGGCTTTTTTGACCGCATTCGGTGCATATTCAAAAACAGGCAATCCCGCCCGTGCCGGAACCAGCATGGCGATGCCGCGCGCCTGACCGAGTTTCAGCGTGGCCACCGCATCCTTGTTCACGAAAGTCTGCTCCACCGCCGCCTCGTCGGGCTGATGGCTGTGCACGATATCGGCCAGCCCGTCATGCAGCTGGCACAGGCGGGAAGCGAGGTCCATATCGCCATCCGATGTCACGGTACCGGACGCAACAAACCGAAGGCTGTTGCCAAGAGTGTCGATGACACCCCATCCGGTGCGACGCAATCCGGGGTCGATGCCGATGATTCGAATCGTCTTTTGCATGAGTTACCTTATCTTTCCGGCTGTGACCCTGCCAGTGATAAGTGAACAAAACGACAACATTCATCAAATTTGCAGTGCAGCATTTACCTCTGCTTAAACCGCGTACCGCATTGTTCCCGCACAAAATCAAAAAAGGGGAGCTGCGGGCATGATGATCCGCAGCATAATATTCAAGCCATATCAGCCATCCGGTGGCGCCATTCATGCTTGGCGTGGGAACTGATCCGGCATTGGGGGCTGCAGCAGCCATGCTGAACCGTTTTCATTCCATATCCACCAAAGTGCTGGTGATTTTCCTTGCACTGATGGCGATCTCGACCGGGGCTCTGACACTTCTCGGTTATCAAAGCAGCAGCGGCGTTCTCGAAGAGCAGGCGTCGAAATCCATGGAAAGCATTCTCGTCTTCCGCGGCGACATGCTTCAGGAGCGCCTTGAACAGCTGAAGACACAGGCGGATTCCATCGCCAAGATCGAATCCCTGCAAATGGCCGTGGTCTCGATGCGCAGCGGCTGGGGCACCGTGCAGAAAAGCTCCGGCGACGCCAAGGCGGAATTGCAGCGCGTCTTCGTCAAGGAAAACCCCTTCACCGACAGGGAAAAGCTGATCAAGCCAGAAAACCCGAGCGGCTTTTATTATTCCACCCATGAGAAGACCCAGACGGATATCGGCGGTTATCTGAAGGAAACACCGTTCAGCGACGTTCTCTTCATCGATCCCGCCGGCACGGTCTATTACTCTTATCTCAAGGGACCAGCTTTCGGAGAAACGATCACGGGCGGCGCCTGGGCGGAAAGCGGCCTTGGCGCTGCATTTGCCCGCGGAGCCGCCAACGCCGAAAAAGCCGTGAACGACGTGGCGCAGACGAGTTTTTCCGGCCTGCGGATCGACGCTGCAACGAATGAAGCCGGCATTTATTATGGCATTCCGGTCGTCAAATTCGGCGCGTTCAAGGGCATTGTCCTCTTCCGCGTCAAGCAGGAGATCTTCAGCCAGATACTCGAAAAAGGCGTTGCCGCCGGCAGCTCCGAAAAATCCGCGATCATTTCTGCCGATGGCAAGGTTCTGGGCGTGGAGGGCGGCAGGCTCGTCAGTCTCGATCCGGTAATCTATGGCTTCCATGGAGAAGCACTGAACGCGGCCGGCATGACGATTGCCAAGATCGACCGGCCGGATGGCGAGGCCAATGCCTATGCGCGGCCTTTCGCTTTCGCCGGTGAAAAATATCTCGCTGTCGAAAGCATGTTGCGCAGCGAGTTGAATGCAGGTTCCATCTCGATTGCCGGCACACTTGCCGTGATCGGCCTTGGCGTTCTGGCCGCCATGTGCGTGGCGACAGCCTTTTTCGCACGGCGGCTGTTCGCGCCGCTGGAAAAGCTTGCCGGGCTGACCGGCGAAGTGGCGGCTGGCAGGCTGGATGCCGAAATCGGCAATCAAGACCGCAACGACGAGATTGGCCGAATGGCGCAGGCACTCGGCAGTTTCCGCGAAAAGCTCATCCTGCAGCGGGAGATGGAGGAGACCGCATCGCGCACGCGGGAGGAAGCCGAAACGGCGCGACGCGCGCATCTTGCCGAGCGCGAAGCCGAGGCCGGCACGCTGCAAATGGTCGTGCGGTCTCTGGATGAAGGTCTGGACCGGCTGGCGAACGGCAATCTCGCCTATCGCATAGACACTGTCTTCCCGGAGGATCTCGAAAGCCTGCGCCATAATTTCAATACGGCGCTTGCCCGACTCAGCGAAACGATGCAGGCCATCGGCGGCAATTCCGCCGCCGTTCGTGGTGGCTCGGAAGAAATGCGGGTGGGAGCGGACCAGCTGGCGGAACGCACGGAACGTCAGGCTGCCTCCATCACCGAGACGGCAAGTGCCATCAAGGCGATCACCGAAGCGGTTCGTGACCAGATCGACCGCGCCGAACAGGCGACAAGGATCGCTCGCGATGCCAGCACGGAAGCCACGGCCTCGAGCCGCGTGATGGAACAGACCATCGCCGCCATGGAGGCGATCCAGACCTCGTCGCGTCAGATCAACCAGATCATCGGCGTCATCGACGAAATCGCCTTCCAGACGAACCTGCTTGCCTTGAATGCGGGTGTCGAGGCCGCCCGTGCGGGCGACGCCGGCAAGGGTTTTGCCGTCGTGGCGCAGGAGGTGCGTGAACTCGCGCAAAGGTCAGCCGCGGCCGCAAAGGAGATCACCAGCCTGCTGAAGCGCTCGACCGACGAGGTTTCCGCGGGCGTGGTGCTGGTCGAAAAGGCCGGCGCTTCGCTGACCGGCATCGGCAAGCATGTGCAGACCATCAGTTCCCGCATCGAGGAGATCATGGAATCCACCCGCGATGAGGCGCACACGCTTGCGGAAATCAACAGTACCGTCACCAGCCTCGACACCATGACCCAGCAGAACGCCGCCATGGTGGAGGAAACGACGGCAGCCATCCACAATCTCGCCTCCGAAGCGGGCGAAATGGATGGCAGGCTCGGACAATTCGTGCTGGCCCCTGACCAGGATGCGCAAGGGTATCGTGAAACCCGGCAATTCCGGCGGGCGGGCTGAGACAGTGAAAGGGGCCTCTTCGGAGGCCCCAATTTTTTTGAACCATCCATCAATTCTATGCGACTTCACTGGTAAATCGGGACACGCGCCTTACATCCGCAACAAAGATTATATTTCTGCAGGAGCGTCGGATGATCCCCTTTTCCATTCTCGACCTTTCGCCCATTGGCGAAGGCGAGAGCGTCAGCGAGGCGCTTGAAAATTCCCGCCGCATGGCGATCAAGGCTGAAGACCATGGCTATAACCGCATCTGGCTGGCGGAACACCATGGGATGCCGGGTATTGCCAGTGCCGCAACCTCGCTCGTCATCGCCCATGTGGGCGCAGCCACGAAACATATCCGGGTCGGCTCGGGTGGCATCATGCTGCCCAACCATTCCCCGCTTGTCATTGCCGAACAGTTCGGCACGCTTGCAGCGCTGCTGCCCGGTCGTGTCGATCTCGGTCTTGGCCGCGCGCCCGGAACCGACATGCGGACGGCAAGGGCACTACGCCGCAACCTCGATGCGGGTGCGGAAAACTTCCCGCAGGATATTATCGAACTCCAGCGCTACCTCGGTCCACCGCAGCAGGATCAGGCGATCTTGGCCGTGCCCGGCATGAATTCGAACGTGCCGCTGTGGCTGCTCGGCTCCAGCACCTACAGCGCGCATCTGGCGGCAGCGCTCGGCCTGCCCTATTCCTTCGCCTCACATTTTGCCCCTGACATGCTGATGGAGGCGATCCATATCTATCGCGAGCGCTTCCAGCCCTCCGAGGTACTGGACAAGCCCTATGTGATGGTGGGTGTGATGGGTGTGGGCGCCGATACGGACGAGGAGGCGCAACATCTCTTCACCTCGTCGCAGCAGCAATTCGTCAATCTGCGCCGCAATGTCCGCACCCCGTTCCCGAAGCCGGTGCACAGCATGGACGGTTACTGGAACGAGATGGAGCGTTTCTCCGTGGAACATACATTGCGTTTCGCCGCCGTCGGCTCGCCCGAAACGATCAGCCGCCATCTTGACGGTTTCCTCGCCGAGACACAGGCGGACGAGCTGATCGTCTCGAT
This portion of the Agrobacterium tumefaciens genome encodes:
- the tolB gene encoding Tol-Pal system protein TolB, translating into MKIFSPIRLVLAVAALMSVFSAPAFARVEININKGNVEPLPIAITDFMSGDGIGAQVSAVIAADLQRSGLFAPVNKSAFIEKITSPDQQPRFEDWKVINAQALVTGRVTRESDGRLRAEFRLWDTFAGQQMTGQQFFTQPENWRRVAHIIADAIYERITGEKGYFDTRVVFVSESGPKTARKRQLSIMDQDGFNVRNLTNSNDIVLTPRFSPNRQEVTYMSFEGQQPRVYLLQLETGQREVVGNFPGMTFSPRFSPDGQKVIMSLQQDGNANIYTMDLRSRTTTRLTNTSAIDTAPSFSPDGQRVAFESDRGGRQQIYVMNADGSGQQRLSFGDGSYSTPVWSPRGDLIAFTKQSGGKFSIGVMKTDGSGERILTSGFHNEGPTWAPNGRVLMFFRQNAGAGGPQLYSIDLTGYNEQLIKTPTFASDPAWSPLLD
- the tolR gene encoding protein TolR, encoding MGMSAGGSGGGSGGRRGGRGGRRKGGAISEINVTPLVDVMLVLLIIFMVAAPMMTVGVPIDLPQTSANALNSDTQPITISVNANGQIHLQETEIQAAEVADKLQAIATTGYNERIFVRADSVAAYGVVADVMARIQAAGFKNIGLVTQQKQDN
- the tolQ gene encoding protein TolQ; this encodes MEQAGLAAATHDVSLWALFMQAGLIVKLVMIGLIAASVWTWAIVFDKYVSFGKAKRQFDQFEQVFWSGQSLEELYRTLAERQNGGLAAIFVSAMREWKKSFERGARSPIGLQMRIDRAMDVTIAREGEQYEARLGSLATIGSAGPFIGLFGTVVGIMTSFQAIAGSKSTNLAVVAPGIAEALLATAIGLVAAIPAVIAYNKFTADAHKLSARMEGFADEFSAILSRQIDEKLQTRQAAQ
- the ybgC gene encoding tol-pal system-associated acyl-CoA thioesterase, translating into MSELLVSLSGELIEHGHRLTQRVYYEDTDFSGLVYHARYLHFLERGRTDYLRCLGCEQSALLTADEEGLVFVVHRMEIDFKTPARMDDVLTITTVTEKAGGAKMVLNQEIRRGETLLVAARVIIAVINANGRPRRLPETVAEKFLK
- a CDS encoding NUDIX hydrolase translates to MTSAPERHMIRLDRKPQLFSMRVAALIFQNDHILVQRGTKDSYWALPGGRAEIGESSQETIIREIGEELDRDCTVERLLWSAENFFAYDDYAAHELAFYYLVSLRQAFPFHGTDIVHRVLDGVEVEFRWLPAQSSTLLDHDLRPRFIADRIENLPQRHEHLIVREGCFDAAELSRETV
- a CDS encoding NUDIX hydrolase; protein product: MTHDNKTQDTRIRMKFKPKRIFQMRVAGLAFRDGHVLVHRASHEKFWTFPGGRAEMGERSEETLAREMVEELGVEAKVGRLLWAVENFFHYEGKDWHELGFYYLMDLPETLAFHPTAIIHRVQDGDNELEFRWVAATRQALTELDIPPYFIADEIEHLPKTTRHLVWHDGDLDDK
- a CDS encoding damage-inducible protein DinB, translated to MPYDPLRIFRKLARNNRLANFRLHQACLQLSQEEFIARRVSFFPTLRATLNHIYTVDRFYIDALQGGTLGLAAFATEEPFATMPALRSAQMDLDEVLIAFVDGLDEDGLAATVNIHRGTRIQQDRCDDILSHLFQHQTHHRGQAHAMLSGTMIKPPQLDEFIVGDDAKARKEEMDALGWTETDLMFPARRSGQ
- a CDS encoding HVA1 family protein codes for the protein MVYRKGTKVRWNWGSGTGEGKIVETFTDNVERTIAGSRIKRRASRQEPAYLIEQEDGARVLKSRSELERVD
- the ruvB gene encoding Holliday junction branch migration DNA helicase RuvB; this translates as MSDADRLISADKRGEDIDTTMRPQSLDDFTGQAEARANLKVFIEAAKNRGEALDHVLFVGPPGLGKTTLAQIMAKELGVNFKSTSGPVIAKAGDLAALLTNLEERDVLFIDEIHRLNPAVEEILYPAMEDFQLDLIIGEGPAARSVKIDLSKFTLVAATTRLGLLTTPLRDRFGIPVRLAFYTVDELELIVRRGARLMGLNMTDEGAREVARRARGTPRIAGRLLRRVRDFAEVARAEAVTREIADEALTRLLVDKMGLDQLDMRYLTMIAVNFGGGPVGIETIAAGLSEPRDAIEDIIEPYMIQQGFIQRTPRGRILTGTAWKHLGMQPPKDLEAAQFRLTLEED
- the ruvA gene encoding Holliday junction branch migration protein RuvA, coding for MIGKLKGSIEEIGADYVLVDVHGVCYVAYCSARTLSKIGSVGEAVVLFIETYVREDQLKLFGFLSALEREWFNLLQSVQGVGSKVALAVLSTLSPSELANAIALQDKVMISRAPGVGPKVAVRLVTELRNKAPAFAGEASASIGLKQELGEGVASAPVADAVSALTNLGYSRDQAANAVAAALKNGGEGGDSARLIRLGLKELSR
- the ruvC gene encoding crossover junction endodeoxyribonuclease RuvC; translation: MQKTIRIIGIDPGLRRTGWGVIDTLGNSLRFVASGTVTSDGDMDLASRLCQLHDGLADIVHSHQPDEAAVEQTFVNKDAVATLKLGQARGIAMLVPARAGLPVFEYAPNAVKKAVIGVGHGEKQQIHMMLKILMPKAEFKGNDAADALAIAICHAHNRGGDRMRRLLAAG